One window from the genome of Oreochromis niloticus isolate F11D_XX linkage group LG20, O_niloticus_UMD_NMBU, whole genome shotgun sequence encodes:
- the LOC102077748 gene encoding uncharacterized protein LOC102077748 isoform X1 encodes MGKAKMKTKWLQDSSPESLQHLPEKTPSTSGFQHRRPKAANQEINTGQPVRSSSPQPSTSGLHLNRDWRTRRSRPQASTSGFKRGREEADQEEVHPGRRVRRSSPRPSTSGFQRGRQVGSHQEVNRKYNVCSQRNKPSSCGAIPSLLPLFFNRGREEAEQEEQEHQRFRSGYYRVQTDTDGSRPTMRFPYWFLPNTVNDVLGMVSGWWNSSSYTPQMEYFSLTQGQSPLEIL; translated from the exons ATGGGAAAA GCAAAGATGAAGACAAAGTGGCTACAGGACAGCAGCCCTGAATCCCTCCAACACCTTCCAGAAAAAACGCCCTCCACCTCTGGCTTCCAGCATAGACGACCGAAGGCTGCCAATCAAGAG ATAAACACTGGACAGCCAGTGAGGAGCTCAAGCCCCCAGCCCTCCACCTCTGGTTTACACTTGAACCGTGACTGGAGAACGAGGAGATCCAGGCCTCAGGCCTCCACCTCTGGTTTCAAGCGTGGGAGAGAGGAGGCTGACCAGGAAGAG GTACACCCTGGTCGGCGAGTGAGGAGATCCAGCCCTCGGCCCTCCACCTCTGGCTTCCAGCGTGGACGACAGGTGGGTTCCCATCAGGAGGTGAATAGAAAGTATAATGTATGCTCACAGAGAA ACAAGCCAAGCTCATGTGGTGCCATCCCCAGTCTTCTACCTCTTTTTTTCAACCGTGGAAGAGAGGAGGCTGAACAGGAAGAG CAGGAACACCAAAGATTCCGGAGCGGGTACTACAGAGTCCAGACTGACACCGATGGGTCCCGTCCCACCATGCGCTTCCCTTATTGGTTTCTACCAAACACTGTTAATGATGTACTGGGTATGGTCTCGGGGTGGTGGAACAGCTCTTCATATACACCACAGATGGAGTATTTCTCACTCACTCAAGGGCAGTCTCCATTAGAGATTCTTTAA
- the LOC102077748 gene encoding uncharacterized protein LOC102077748 isoform X2, which yields MGKAKMKTKWLQDSSPESLQHLPEKTPSTSGFQHRRPKAANQEINTGQPVRSSSPQPSTSGLHLNRDWRTRRSRPQASTSGFKRGREEADQEEVHPGRRVRRSSPRPSTSGFQRGRQVGSHQETSQAHVVPSPVFYLFFSTVEERRLNRKSRNTKDSGAGTTESRLTPMGPVPPCASLIGFYQTLLMMYWVWSRGGGTALHIHHRWSISHSLKGSLH from the exons ATGGGAAAA GCAAAGATGAAGACAAAGTGGCTACAGGACAGCAGCCCTGAATCCCTCCAACACCTTCCAGAAAAAACGCCCTCCACCTCTGGCTTCCAGCATAGACGACCGAAGGCTGCCAATCAAGAG ATAAACACTGGACAGCCAGTGAGGAGCTCAAGCCCCCAGCCCTCCACCTCTGGTTTACACTTGAACCGTGACTGGAGAACGAGGAGATCCAGGCCTCAGGCCTCCACCTCTGGTTTCAAGCGTGGGAGAGAGGAGGCTGACCAGGAAGAG GTACACCCTGGTCGGCGAGTGAGGAGATCCAGCCCTCGGCCCTCCACCTCTGGCTTCCAGCGTGGACGACAGGTGGGTTCCCATCAGGAG ACAAGCCAAGCTCATGTGGTGCCATCCCCAGTCTTCTACCTCTTTTTTTCAACCGTGGAAGAGAGGAGGCTGAACAGGAAGAG CAGGAACACCAAAGATTCCGGAGCGGGTACTACAGAGTCCAGACTGACACCGATGGGTCCCGTCCCACCATGCGCTTCCCTTATTGGTTTCTACCAAACACTGTTAATGATGTACTGGGTATGGTCTCGGGGTGGTGGAACAGCTCTTCATATACACCACAGATGGAGTATTTCTCACTCACTCAAGGGCAGTCTCCATTAG
- the LOC102077748 gene encoding uncharacterized protein LOC102077748 isoform X3 — protein sequence MGKAKMKTKWLQDSSPESLQHLPEKTPSTSGFQHRRPKAANQEINTGQPVRSSSPQPSTSGLHLNRDWRTRRSRPQASTSGFKRGREEADQEEVHPGRRVRRSSPRPSTSGFQRGRQTSQAHVVPSPVFYLFFSTVEERRLNRKSRNTKDSGAGTTESRLTPMGPVPPCASLIGFYQTLLMMYWVWSRGGGTALHIHHRWSISHSLKGSLH from the exons ATGGGAAAA GCAAAGATGAAGACAAAGTGGCTACAGGACAGCAGCCCTGAATCCCTCCAACACCTTCCAGAAAAAACGCCCTCCACCTCTGGCTTCCAGCATAGACGACCGAAGGCTGCCAATCAAGAG ATAAACACTGGACAGCCAGTGAGGAGCTCAAGCCCCCAGCCCTCCACCTCTGGTTTACACTTGAACCGTGACTGGAGAACGAGGAGATCCAGGCCTCAGGCCTCCACCTCTGGTTTCAAGCGTGGGAGAGAGGAGGCTGACCAGGAAGAG GTACACCCTGGTCGGCGAGTGAGGAGATCCAGCCCTCGGCCCTCCACCTCTGGCTTCCAGCGTGGACGACAG ACAAGCCAAGCTCATGTGGTGCCATCCCCAGTCTTCTACCTCTTTTTTTCAACCGTGGAAGAGAGGAGGCTGAACAGGAAGAG CAGGAACACCAAAGATTCCGGAGCGGGTACTACAGAGTCCAGACTGACACCGATGGGTCCCGTCCCACCATGCGCTTCCCTTATTGGTTTCTACCAAACACTGTTAATGATGTACTGGGTATGGTCTCGGGGTGGTGGAACAGCTCTTCATATACACCACAGATGGAGTATTTCTCACTCACTCAAGGGCAGTCTCCATTAG